tcagtatattcaaattaaaaaattcaagtaCCTAGTGCTAAGAATGAAGATGACCTAAAAAActatggtttataataaattttggttttggcGGACTTTTTGCAACAACTAATTTACAGTGAATCTTATAAGGATGGTTTGGGAcgctttgcccccccccccccacgtgtTATTTTACACTTTGATTTTGTAGGACTCTAGCCCTTGTAACTATTCAATCCTAGTTGTATATAACGCAATTATACGCACGACGACGACAACAGCGAGGATAGGAAAGACACATCGAAGGAATGCTGATTGTGCTGGATAGTTATGGAGAGGGGGTCTCTGTGGTTGACTCGGTTTGGTGCAAGTACCACAGAGCTTACAAAAACATGGGATAATACTTAAACTATCTTAACACTTCTGACGTCTTGATATGTGGTGGAGTGACGCTGTAGGTAGAAGTCGACCTGGAAGACCTGGGCGGCCTCTCAAACAACGTATGTACCAACGTTGCTGGTGGACTTACGCGGCAACTACTAATGGTACCGACGTTGACATTAACCGGCCGCCAAGTTTGACGGCaagaatattaatagaaataaagtaaagacATACGATTTCAGTGTCCTTCAAgcaaaataataacagataataatgtgctataatgcaagcggatacaaaaattaataattagggtcGCTTTAATAACGGACCAACGAAAAAAAGTGCAAAAACAGGCAACAGATTTGTCGATGCTGGTAGACAATACacagccaataataataaaaataatagttacattAAAAGTGCGTTGGCCGCAGAAAATAAGCAATACAAGGTTTTAAGATcgagaatataaaactatctgagGCAACAGGCCGAccagtgctcgaaatggaaaattttacgaaccggaacgctcaaaaaattaatatgcggattatgatattattttaataattttaattcgtgtttactttacaatacaatataattagttaaatagatacaaataatatgagtaatttcaagattaaaaaaggtgggtaagtggatgttgctctgctgtacagtaggttacaagttggtcactgtaatggatggtgttaaatttgaaataattaaacaataattgtctatCATAAGGAACTAGTTGTACCTGTTATATCactgttatcaaatttatatagcaCTTTCAgctgtaatttatagaactgaGTTTTGTGGTTATGTACAGTGTTGTGCGAAtgcgtataaaattaatatcgcAACTTTAGAatgatataaattccaaaataattattcccggaaatatattttacaccattgttcttaactagttgaaatacatatgtttcaaaaacataatgctgggtaataagttataaagtgattttataaaaaatattaaattaattttgtttgtattataatattatgaaggtaaATACTTAcatggtttataaaagaaagtctaattttgttgtacacacattttataaaggTTTTGGGGGGATAAATTCACCCTCTCTCACCTTTAATTTCACCCCTGCCACAGAGAAACGGTCGGTGTAAGCAAAGGTGGTTGAAAAGTTAAAATGAGcgttttaagttcatatttttacaagattggatattcactcgatttctcatgtagttttgtaatttaattgtaataaaacgaATTTCTGtagtttcactgaatgttcatattttgattttgtatacaccataaaatgttgactctttttgagctgtttacggacattgtcagttttaatttttttttagtattgtttttattaattgttaatacaattttatttatttggtataaatgcgtgaaaatgtaatacaaggctcctgataaattgttaaaataggagttgaaaaatattaaaaatacataggcacaatttaagtatttatggTTCAAATTTTAAGATAGTTTTTTCGCAGGTGTGAGAACCATGTAGGTaaatggttgtataaacatataccacacgtatatttacacgtataaatgCAAAAGTGGgtcacaataaattaaattaaattcggtCAGTTCCCGACCATCCTAGTACCAGAGTATCATAGTAGTATCATAGTACCACACTTAACCAGCTATTATCTATCATAGTTAAACGTAAGTCAATGTCAGTTTAAATGTCGAAAAAAAGTGTTAGTTGGAAACTGTACTAACAGGCaatgttgaatttattttaagtatttttagtgTTTCTACAAAAGCAGCTGGAATTTTAGATTGAATTGctgctacaattattttttagtttttgtacaagtgaattaCAACAACCTGTgaatgtttttgtactaataaaagaacaataatttattcgtgtgttTTCGACGAGATcgatttttttggtaaacaacggtagttatttagttggtacctaggtatatttttgcTTAAGGACAAGATAGTTTTTTCGCAAGTgtgagtaccatgtaggtaaatggttgtataaacataatataccacacgtatatttacacgtataaatgcaaaattgagcaacaataaataaaattctacacggcagataaatatattgttatatataattatatttcattttcatacatttcaatataatttttcattatttggtggtacgctataagtaagtctccttttaaatttaatgaatgattattgacattaaatattatttggtttatttgatattaataagaatataaataataatcgtgcatttataatattttatgagtatattttataatattgcttattaaaaatacaatctaaaagtatttgagtacctacctagtatttaataaactaataaaaaatagtatttaaaatattccccaaaaaataatattataaaaatactatgaacaaacctaaaaatttaacctaacctagcctaacaaaatatattatgaaggttaAGTAATCTactataaccatataatatcaaaagatttagaacaagatagtcataatactatataataatatatcaaaacggGTTCAGATACCAGCGCGGAACTAACTGttcattaataaaaatccaATCTGAAATCGAAAACGCAACGAAAAATAAACAATCCCTCGGAATGGTGAGTCTTGACATAGAAAAAGCTTACGATACTGCCTGGAGACCTCATATCATATCAAAACTCCAAAAAATTCTTTGCCAAGGTAACATGCTTAAGTTTATCACAAACTTCCTTTCCAACAGAACCTTTCAAGTCAAAGTTAACAATGTGCTGTCTGAGACGTTTGATCAACAAAACGGTGTCCCACAGGGGTCAACTTTGTCGGTTACGCTTTTTCTCATCTCTATTAACGACATTACGAAATTAATAACCAATCCCGTCAAGTGTACACTGTATGCTGacgactttaatattttttgtcgtAGTAATGAACTTTTTACCGTGCAATCACTATTGCAAAAATCATTAAATGACCTTCACAAATGGTCTCAAAAATCTGGTTTCAAATTTTCTGCAGGCAAGTCCCAATGCATAACatttacacgaaaaaaaaaagaaaagaaattaaTTCTCATCATGAACAGTAATCAAACTCCTAACCATAACACTGCTAAAGTCCTTGGAATAATTTTTGACTCAAAAAACTCATGGATCCcacacattaaaaatattaaaaaaaattgcgcaTCTAGTATTAACATAATGAAAATGCTAGCTCATACCAGTTGGGGGGCCTCCTTTTCCACGTTAACAACTATACACAAATCACTAATTTTATCTAAACTTGAATACAATTCGTTCCTGTTTATAAACGGCAACAAAAATGCGTTAAGAATATTAGACACAATCCATAACGCAGCAGCAAGACTGGCAACTGGAGCTTTTCGGTCCAGTCCCATTACAAGCCTACTTAATATATCCAATGTGATGCCCCTGCATATTAAACGCCAGGAAAACGTCATGATGCTGGCCATACAACTTGCTAGAAACAATATGGTATCATCTGTACAATCATGCCCGTCCATACAAGCAATTGTAGACGAAAATAATCTGAACCTCAAAGACATTATTATCTCCCAAACGCCCTTCTTTCCTCCATGGACCTCGATCTCTAATATGATAGACACAAGTCTTACCAGTCTGCCCAAAAACACAACCAGCTCACAAATTTATGTTCAAGAATTCAAAAACATCTTAGATCAGTActccaattttataaaaatttacacCGACGCATCCAAAACTGAAAGCAACGTGGGAATCGCTATCATATACAATGACGTAGAAGAAATAACATGCAAACTTTCAGTAGAATGCTCCATATACACCGCTGAAGCAATTGCTATTCTTAAAGCCCTTGAATATTcactagaaaaacaaaataataactttgtCATCCTAAGCGACTCCCTAAGCTCTATAATAAGTATTGCCGACACTCACAAACCTAATGATATATCAAAGAAGATTCAGCTTGCTATCTCTGCCCACCACGTCAAAGTAAATCTAGTAAAATTAATGTGGGTTCCAGGACACTCATCAATAAAAGGCAACGAAAAAGCTGACATGCTCGCTAAAAAAATAGCATTAACAACCCCTAACGGCATTATTACAAACATCTCTGCTCACGATGCTAAATGCACAATAAAACTCATATCAGCAAAATCCTGGCAAAACCTATGGTCCACACAGAGAACTAAACTTAATGAGATAAAGCAATCAACCCTACATTGGCCAAACAACCACCCAAATCGGAAAATAGAATCCAGCATCAATAGACTCCGAATAGGCCACACCAAACTCACTCATGGTTACCTAATGTCTCGTGAGGAACCCCCTATATGCTCATCCTGTGGCGTCAAGTTAACGATCAAACACATCATGACCGAGTGTAACACATACCGC
This genomic window from Metopolophium dirhodum isolate CAU chromosome 1, ASM1992520v1, whole genome shotgun sequence contains:
- the LOC132947930 gene encoding uncharacterized protein LOC132947930, whose protein sequence is MVSLDIEKAYDTAWRPHIISKLQKILCQGNMLKFITNFLSNRTFQVKVNNVLSETFDQQNGVPQGSTLSVTLFLISINDITKLITNPVKCTLYADDFNIFCRSNELFTVQSLLQKSLNDLHKWSQKSGFKFSAGKSQCITFTRKKKEKKLILIMNSNQTPNHNTAKVLGIIFDSKNSWIPHIKNIKKNCASSINIMKMLAHTSWGASFSTLTTIHKSLILSKLEYNSFLFINGNKNALRILDTIHNAAARLATGAFRSSPITSLLNISNVMPLHIKRQENVMMLAIQLARNNMVSSVQSCPSIQAIVDENNLNLKDIIISQTPFFPPWTSISNMIDTSLTSLPKNTTSSQIYVQEFKNILDQYSNFIKIYTDASKTESNVGIAIIYNDVEEITCKLSVECSIYTAEAIAILKALEYSLEKQNNNFVILSDSLSSIISIADTHKPNDISKKIQLAISAHHVKVNLVKLMWVPGHSSIKGNEKADMLAKKIALTTPNGIITNISAHDAKCTIKLISAKSWQNLWSTQRTKLNEIKQSTLHWPNNHPNRKIESSINRLRIGHTKLTHGYLMSREEPPICSSCGVKLTIKHIMTECNTYRDAREHNQLPEDIFESLGPNLPVSNILAFLQQSGLLKLI